One genomic region from Strix uralensis isolate ZFMK-TIS-50842 chromosome 5, bStrUra1, whole genome shotgun sequence encodes:
- the KCNA6 gene encoding potassium voltage-gated channel subfamily A member 6: MRAEEPLALAAPRAGEAEVEAPGEERSGGSCCSSERLVINISGLRFETQLRTLSIFPDTLLGDPSRRVRYFDPLRNEYFFDRNRPSFDAILYYYQSGGRLRRPVHVPLDIFLEEIRFYQLGQEAIETFREDEGFIQEEEKPLPQHHFQRQVWLLFEYPESSGPARAIAIVSVLVILISIVIFCLETLPEFRQEPKGAQPGFGEAALPGDEALLLPPPPPPSGTPPPLRPAAGAGPFFTDPFFLIETLCIIWFSFELLVRFFACPSKPEFSRNIMNIIDIVAIIPYFITLGTELAQQQQQKQQPGSSSNNGGQQQAMSLAILRVIRLVRVFRIFKLSRHSKGLQILGKTLQASMRELGLLIFFLFIGVILFSSAVYFAETDDPDSLFTSIPDAFWWAVVSMTTVGYGDMYPMTIGGKIVGSLCAIAGVLTIALPVPVIVSNFNYFYHRETDHEEQCQYTHVTCGQQQSPFSEPKKGDSNQSLSKSEFLEAEDLESMKYSNFIPPNNQGYKEKKMLTEV; encoded by the coding sequence ATGCGGGCGGAGGAGCCGCTGGCGCTGgcggccccgcgggcgggcgAGGCGGAGGTGGAGGCGCCGGGCGAggagcggagcggcgggagctgctgcagcagcgaGCGGCTGGTGATCAACATCTCGGGGCTGCGGTTCGAGACGCAGCTGCGGACCCTCTCCATCTTCCCCGACACGCTGCTGGGGGACCCCAGCCGCCGGGTGCGGTACTTCGACCCGCTCCGCAACGAGTACTTCTTCGACCGCAACCGGCCCAGCTTCGACGCCATCCTCTACTACTACCAGTCCGGGGGGCGGCTCCGCCGGCCGGTCCATGTGCCCCTCGACATCTTCCTGGAGGAGATCCGCTTCTACCAGCTGGGCCAGGAGGCCATCGAGACCTTCCGGGAGGACGAGGGCTTCATTCAAGAGGAGGAgaagcccctgccccagcaccactTCCAGCGCCAGGTCTGGCTGCTCTTTGAGTATCCCGAGAGCTCCGGGCCGGCCCGGGCCATCGCCATCGTCTCCGTGCTGGTCATCCTCATCTCCATCGTCATCTTCTGCCTGGAGACCCTGCCCGAGTTTCGCCAGGAGCCCAAGGGCGCCCAGCCCGGCTTTGGGGAGGCGGCACTGCCCGGTGACGaggcgctgctgctgccgccgccgccgccaccgagCGGGACTCCACCGCCCCTGCGCCCCGCTGCCGGCGCCGGCCCCTTCTTCACTGACCCCTTCTTCCTCATCGAGACCCTGTGCATCATCTGGTTCTCCTTTGAGCTCCTCGTCCGCTTTTTCGCCTGCCCCAGCAAGCCCGAGTTCTCCCGCAACATCATGAACATCATTGACATCGTGGCCATCATCCCCTACTTCATCACCCTGGGCACCGAgctggcccagcagcagcagcagaagcagcagcccggcagcagcagcaacaacggGGGCCAGCAGCAAGCCATGTCCCTGGCCATCCTCAGAGTCATCCGCCTGGTCAGGGTGTTCAGgatcttcaagctctccaggcacTCCAAGGGGCTGCAGATCTTGGGGAAGACTCTCCAGGCCAGCATGAGGGAGCTGGGcctcctcatcttcttcctcttcatcggGGTGATCCTCTTCTCCAGTGCTGTCTACTTTGCAGAGACTGATGACCCCGACTCCCTGTTCACCAGCATCCCTGATGCTTTTTGGTGGGCGGTGGTGTCCATGACCACCGTGGGCTATGGGGACATGTATCCCATGACAATTGGTGGCAAGATTGTGGGCTCCTTGTGTGCCATCGCGGGTGTGCTCACCATCGCTCTGCCCGTCCCTGTCATCGTGTCCAACTTCAACTACTTCTACCACCGAGAGACTGACCATGAAGAGCAGTGCCAGTACACCCACGTCACCTGTGGCCAGCAGCAGTCACCCTTCTCCGAGCCCAAGAAGGGGGACAGTAATCAGTCTCTCAGCAAATCTGAATTCCTGGAAGCAGAAGACCTGGAGTCCATGAAATATTCCAACTTCATTCCTCCCAACAACCAGGgttataaagagaagaaaatgctgacAGAGGTGTGA